The Balearica regulorum gibbericeps isolate bBalReg1 chromosome 5, bBalReg1.pri, whole genome shotgun sequence genomic interval GCACCCCTTCTGCAGACGGGATGCTGGTGGCACAGCGAGAATAAACTGGAGGTCAACGACGTACCTGCGGTGGAAGGGGGACATACCGCGTGGATATTCCAGCCCAGCGCCCCTACTGCAAACCCCTGACTCTCCTTACTCTTTACTTCTCTCTGaagacatttaattttagttAAACAGGACATTAGGCGTTTCTATGCAACTTGTTGACAAAGATGCAAGAAGCTTAAAGCCAagtggcagctctgctgctccagcccacCACGGGTCTGGGGCTGTTCGAACTCTGCTGACCTTTGGTCCTGAGCCTGCTTTTGAGAGAGGAGACTGGCAGATGTTCAGAGTCAAACCCATGCAAAAAATCCTTGCAAAGGCTGGAGTAAAACCCGTATCTTTCAGCCTTTTTCAAAAATGACGGATGTACTCTTTGGCCATCTTTCGTCTCATCCTCAAAACCAGCAGTAAACATTAACCATGGTCAGTGTGCTCACTGATACTGCCTATTTTCATATCGCTTTTAATTACACCCACAGTCACGTCCATTAAGTCAGTATGATCCTGCCCTCAATTTAATGAAAACCTCCGGAAACAAATGACGTCTGCTACGAGAAACGGCAGAACTTTTCCCTTCATTCCATTACGTGGCTGGGTTTCCGTAGCGTTAAGCAGGTTTTAGTTGGTCACTGGCTGGAGAAACCAAAGGATCAACATCCTGGAGGAGggtgaattaaaaaatagctcTGAGAGGACACGTCACATTACTCAGATGCGGTCGCACCGACGGAGTAATCTTCGTCATGTGCCAAGGAGCCTGTGATAAGCCCTCTCATAGTCAGATCAGTAATAAGATCAGTTACTTAATTCAAAGTGATTAAAACTAGGCTGGACTGCAAACAAACAAGTCATGTCTGTGGGTCTGCACATAAAATACGTAtcacaaaattaaaacctttctgGGCTATTGTGTTTTGTCAGTAGAGCTGGGCAAGCTATAAACGATTTTGGCGGCAAGTGTAATACTTCTCCAGTGCAGCCCACAAACAGGCTGCCTTTCCTCCAGGCAGGCTCCTGCTTCCAAGGTCTGTGACAAACACACTTTGCACGCAGGGGCCAGCCTCTGGGTTACCCACTGCCTGCACGGCCGCGAGGGCTCCGTGTGCTCTGGCCTATTTTTAAGGCAGTGCTGCGGCCCGCAGCACCCTGGTTGTAGCTGGTTCCCTCACCTCCATAGGAGAGCTTGGCCTGAGAAGAACGGTCCCGCTTCCACCCCAAATACATTAATGTCCTATGCAAAAGCCATTTTGGCTTTGTGACTACGCTAATCCCCTCCCTTTGGGCTCCGACACCACTTGGCTTACCCAGGCATGTGTGGAAGATAAGTAGAACGGGGTGGGCAACCTGGCTTGTCACCACGCTGGACTTCCAAATTGATGGAAATCTGTGGCAACGTGCTGGCGGCAGCAGGGAAAGGATTTGGGATTCCTGGTCGGGCAGGGCTGTCTCCCGGAGCAGGCAGCACGCAGAGATGTGGCGGGTACCGCTGCCATCAGCGATGGGCGGCGAAGCACGGGGGGGTCAGGCTGCGCCGGATACAAAGGGCTATAAAATTAGCTATTTTTAAACCATATCTTTTGATCCTGCGCTTTGGTACAAATTATCCCTTGCCTGCAGTAACAGGATGTGACTGACAGGTGAGTGCCCCGGCGACAGCAGGCAGTGGTGGAAGCAGTTACCTTTAATGAGTTTTCATCTGGAATCAGACACGACTGGTGAAAGAGGATTTTCCATGCTGCGGCTGACATCCAAGACACCAGGAGCTGCGGTGGATCCACGGGGATCCTCGGATGACGAATCGCACTGACAAATGCTGGACGTAATTCTCCCTGGCAAAGCAGCTCAGCACACgttattttgatttctcttccctcaggtGTGGTCACGGAGTTTCGAAGCGTGACAGCGGTGTGCAATGGCCTGCCTGGCTCGCCCACCCGCCTGCATCCCCTTGCACGGGCACCTGGGTTTTGGTGTGAGCATCGCGTGGCAGGGAAGAAGTTACAAAGCAAACCGAGCACAGTTTAAGCATTGTTTCCCTGGCTGAATGGCGGTTCAGAAGAGGCACAACAAAGGGAGCGGTTGTTCCTTGCCAGCTTCGTTCTCGTCAGGCTCAAGGGGAGGGTTGGCAGCGTGCCATGGGCTCCCTCCCTGCCGCCCCGACCAGCTTCACAGAGATGGCTGCAAGGAAGTGGGGTGTTTCAGCACATGCCTGGCGATCCCCCCCGGTGCACACGCACGTTGTGCTGGGACGTGGAAAGCGTCGCCCATTCCAGCAGCGATCAGAAGCTGCGCTCCTGTGCTGGCAAGGGGAAGGCTGGAGAACCCCAAGGATGGAGAAACCAGAGTTATTGGCCATGAACCCAACAGCAACCGGCATCGCCCGCCTGCAGAGGGTCTGATCACACCTTTCTGACCAGGAGGGCGATGGCTGCAAGAGGGGTAGATACTGGGGGTCAAACAGACAGTGCAAAAGAGGGAAATGCTCTAAACCCGCTTGGGAGAGGATAAGGATGGAGCAATTCCCAGGATGCGCTGTTAGTAAGGAGGCCTTGTGAGAGAGCAGATCCCAGTAACAACAGCACTTGCTTTACCAGTGCGTGGCTGTTACCTGTACGCACACATTTTGGGGCCAAGGGACTGCAGGCGACCAAGGGAGGGAGTCCCTGGTGCAGGCCTGCTGGCAGCACCAGGCTCACCCCACGCCACGACCATCTCCTCACTCTGCTGTAGCCAAGACCTGACGGGTGACAGCCAGCAGGAAGGGCATCAGGCAAATGTCACCATCCAGGAGACAAGCGAGAGCCACGAGTTTTTCAGCAGGCACATGTGCGCACACGCGTGTGAGCCCGCAGCTGGCACCGGCTGAAGGGCAGTGCCAGCCCCCGGCCAGAGCCACCCGcgggggtggcagggggagaCTGAGATCTGCCGTGGGCCAGGCTGGGCCCTGCCAGGGCAGGCGGGGAGGAGTGACGCCGTGTGCCCGGGGCAGGCGGGAGGAGTGACGCCGTGTGCCCGGGGCAGGCGGGAGGAGTGACACCGGTGTGCCCGGGGCACTGCGTGTCCGCAGCCTCCTACTCCCAGCAGCCCGGGTGTCCCAAAGCCCCTGTGCGCGGGTCTCGCTGTGGCCCAGACGCCGCGCTCCCAGGACCCCATGTGTGCGGGTCCCTGTGTGCGCCGGAGCCCACAGACTCAGGACCCCATGCCCCGCGACCCTACGCTCCCTGCCCCCCATATGCCCAGGGCCCCACGTGCCCCTGACCCCGTGCGCCCTGGACTCCATCCCCCAGGACCCCATGCCCCCGGGCCCCATGCCTCCAGCCCCCACAGCCCCGAACCCCCGGGCCCCCCGGCAgtccccgccccgcccccgccgggaCTCCGCGCCGGCAGCCAAGTTTCTTGGAACTTTGCCTCCTGTGACGCACACGATGGTGCAGGGCCCCGTCCTCCCGGCGCAGCCAATGGGCGCCCGGGGGAGCCGGGGCGGCCGCCAATCGGCGGCGGCTGGACAGTTCCCCGGTCCTGACCGACCTTCAccgcccggggcggggggggcggggggggcgggggggggtggggataAAAGGGCCCCGCGGCGCCGCGCCGCgctcccgcctccccccccgcccctccacTGCGGCTGCGGCGGCCACGGGCAGCGGCGCCAGCGGAGAGGTGAGCGCCGGGCGGCCGGCGGGGGCGGGACGGAGCCGGGAGGCCGGGTACCGCCGGGCACCGCCGGGCGGGGGGAAGTCCCGTGCACCGGGAGCGGCGGGTTGCCGTGCGGCGGGGGCCGGGAGGGGTTCCCGTGCACCGGGACACGGACGCCCTGTGCACTGAGTGGAGGCCGTTCCCGTGCACCGGCGATATGTGCGTCCCGTGCACCGGGGGGAGGGAGCTGCAGCGTACCGGGGATATGGGCGTCCTGCGCACCGAGGGGAGGCGGTTACCGTGCACCGGGTTCCTTTGCACCGGCGATATGTGCGTCCCCTGCACCGGGGGTGTTGCCCGCTGCGGCGGGGCCACCGCGGCTCGctgcccctccctcccccggcGGCGGTAGGGGTGAGGAGGCGGACGCACCCGGGGAGCCGCGGCCGCACGGTGCTGACCGCCCTTCTGCTCCCGCAGGTCCGGGCCCGATGCGGTCTCTGTGCGCCGGGGTGGGAGGCAGCCCCCGGCGGAGCCCACCCGCCCGCCATGCCCTGGAGCGTCCGGTGGGTCGGCGGCCGCGGCGCCCAGTCCCAGAAGCAGTGCAAGAAATCCTCCTTCGCCTTCTACCAGGCGGTGAGGGACCTGCTGCCCGTCTGGTTCCTGGAGGACATGCGGACCATGGAGGTCTTCCACTGGGAGGATGGCGGCAAGGTGAGCGTGTACTCACCCTCGGAGGCCCTGCTCTACGCGCTGGTGCATGACCACCAGCCCTACGCTCAGCACCTGCTGACGAAGTTCCCCCAGAGCGCGCTGGCTGTGCCCAGCCAGAGCTTCAGCTGCTGCCAGTCCTCTGCCCCTCACCTGGCCATGGCCGTCCGCTACAATCGGGTCCGTGTTCTCTTCCGAATCCTCAAGGCCATCCAAGCCTTCCCGCCGAGCGACAGAGCCGGCCACCTGGACCGCCAGGGCTGCAGCCGCGTGGAGGGTGGCAAGACGGCCTTGCATGTGGCCTGCGAACTGGTGCGACCCGAGTGCTTACTCCTGCTGCTCGGGCATGGCGCGTCGCCCTGCTTGCAGGACAGTGCTGGGAATACTCCCCTCGACACCTTGCTGCAGCAGATTTCCCACACGCCGGCAGCTAACATGCGTGCCAAGCTCCTCTGCCTCGACTGCCTCTTCTTCTTCGTGCCTCAGGACCTCCAGTTCACAATGAAACAGCAACTGTTGGACAACCGGCAGCGGTGGCAGGACCTCCTAGGGGAGAACAGGTTCCAATGCCTGCTGGGCTTAGCTCCCCCGTCGCTGTTTGTTGGAGCCATGCGTGTCTTGATCAGGACCATTTCACCTGAGCATTTCCCAGAGGCTCTGGACAATCTGCCTCTGCCTCATTTTCTAAAGCCTTTGGACTTGAAACTGGAGAGCTAGAGGGGTGGCATGAGAGCCTCCCGCTCACCTGACAGAAATAGACTGCTAAAACTGTGTTGGTATACGAAGCTGCTAATGTGGCAGCCAAGTATCTGTTTTAAttagaactgtattttttaaaagaattgtaTCTGGCActttacaatatattttatttaaagatccCTGCAGTGAGGTGAGGTCTGcactgcattttataaaaacGTTGTGGCATGTACAAATGAGGGTATGTGGGagaatatatttgtaaatacatCTAAATAAACCAGTGGCAGATGTGATCAAAATACAAACTGAGCAAGTGAAAAGCCTGAGGTGGCATGTGCCTTGAGAAAGTGTGCATGGGGTGGGGGAGTAGCTTTTCGTTAGGATTTCCCTGTTACATAAGCCTCGCAGTCCTGGAACAGGATGACTCCTTTTTTACAGCTCTCCTAATACATCTTGGCAgggatgtggggttttttttaaaggcacagaTGAAAACTTCCTCATCTTGTACACAAGACCAAAGAGAAGCCAGATACAATTAAAACTTCCCTAAACAAGGCTGGCAGGGAtgtgcagctgaagaaaatgtatttctaaaatacacataaataaCAGTTGGTCTCTGTTCCTCTTGGAGAGCCAAGGTGTCAGGCAGAGGAGGGCAGGAACATGCACATCTCTCTGCCCAAAGATGTTCCTGccctggcaggaggcagggatgcaccctgcagcccctctgattgctgcagggagaggagggtagggcagagcaggagggcCAGCCTTGTGCCCAACCTCTGCTATACCCACAGGGATTTATGTAGGTATGGCAAGACCAAGACCCTAGAGcagtttttttctggtggatTCTGGTCTCCCCACTGCCAGTCTCCAGTGGGATGTGATAGCTTCGGTTCAGCCAAGTGCTGTGGCAGTCTTAGTGTCTACTCTGGGTACCAGAGGAGTAGCTTAGATATGCAGTCTTGCCGCCCCCCACTATCCCTCTTCTGAGATGCTC includes:
- the ANKRD9 gene encoding ankyrin repeat domain-containing protein 9 codes for the protein MPWSVRWVGGRGAQSQKQCKKSSFAFYQAVRDLLPVWFLEDMRTMEVFHWEDGGKVSVYSPSEALLYALVHDHQPYAQHLLTKFPQSALAVPSQSFSCCQSSAPHLAMAVRYNRVRVLFRILKAIQAFPPSDRAGHLDRQGCSRVEGGKTALHVACELVRPECLLLLLGHGASPCLQDSAGNTPLDTLLQQISHTPAANMRAKLLCLDCLFFFVPQDLQFTMKQQLLDNRQRWQDLLGENRFQCLLGLAPPSLFVGAMRVLIRTISPEHFPEALDNLPLPHFLKPLDLKLES